The Triticum urartu cultivar G1812 unplaced genomic scaffold, Tu2.1 TuUngrouped_contig_4371, whole genome shotgun sequence region GTGAATTTTAAGGAgatctacaccgtaataattTGATCCCATGCCGTTCCGGGATGCGTGAGTCGAAGCCTGCAATCCAGTTAATTATCCTCGCTGCAACGCAGCCATCTCGGGATGCACGAGTCGAAGCCTATAATCCAGATAAGTTAATATGTTATTATGATGGGCATGGCGTTTTTGCAACGATTGAGCAGTAAGTACCAGAAGACGGAGGCTTCTCTACAGGAAGATTTCACCACAGCATGAAGAGAGAGAAAAGCCTGAAGCTGTGATAGATAAGAGGCAAGCCACGCCATCTGCATGCTCTATAAGAAAGATCGGCTACATGATCTCTCTAACCCCATGATCAAAGTACACGTCCATGCAGATGAGGCTCCTCCAATCGTTCTTCTCGCCCCAGTTCTCGCGTCAAGAGAAAAGGCAGTCTAGCTATAAGATTGGGCCAGGGTGTGGCTGCAGCAGCAAGAGGCGGTCTATTGCTAGCAAGTAATTAATACGATGATTATTCACTTGATTTGTTCTGATGTGACAGGGTAGTCTGGTGTGATACCATGACTATGCATCCTCAAATTTTAATGCTCGACTGAATTGATCCTTATCAATTTCATATTCCAGTACTCAAATTTAAACCTCTTGATATTATATTCTAATTTCGACCACCCTACGTATCATGGTTATCTTCTTAAGCTAACAATTTCCAAGTTGATTAATGCATGGAGGAGCAATTGGACGGATGCATTCATGGTCTGCCTACAGAGGAGTCCCCCCAACTGTTGTCCTACAATCCTACAACCAGTGTTAAGCATTACAACAAGGAGGAGAGGTTATGTACAAAGGCGGGTAAGATGTCTGACGGCCGAATCATATGGCCTACATGACATCCGGTATCATCTTCTTCTATTTTTTTCTAAGTTGTAAATTGACATCATACCGGATATCTTCTTCCTTTTACTTCAGTTGTAAATTTCGTTTAGTAGTAATGTCCTGATAGTCATGTGTACGTTGATGTTTTGGCTTGAAAACAAGACAATTTTGAACTTTGATGTTGCTAATGTCACTATGTATTACCATCTAACATCCAGATTGTATATATTTTGTCATTTACGATGTTCAGTTGTATTTCCTTCAGCCATGCATGTTTGCATTTAACTAAATTGGCATAGAATTGCAGCAATTAGTCACATGTGGACATGGACCAACAAAGTTGGAAGGATGGAACCGGTGGTCTGCAATAATTGAGCAAGTATCAATACTAGACGTATGATCTATGTTTTGTGTTATTTTCAAGATCTGCTAGCCACGAGTCCTTGCCTCCTTGGTCATATATAACCCCGTTGTACAAAAGCTAATAAATAGTGAGATTTGTGCTACTAGGGTTCATCGACAAATCCTTTTTCCCATGAGATTCAATCCTGTCCTAACGATCCACGGCGACGAGTCCATTCGACAGCTGGGTAGCTGTTCCATTGCCCATGACCTCTTCGTGTCACGTGACGCACCACGGCGCCGGCTACCGAAGTTGTTTCCAACGGAGAGTTTATGCACATGCAGTAATATCCACTTCTCGGCCGGTACGCTCTGTACTCAACCCACAGAGTCTAGCAGCCACGCGACCGATTATACTTAGCCACTGACTGGATGCCTCCTCTAGAAAGGGGTGGACTACTTTTGGATGTTGTACACTGGATGAAAGCAATAGATAGGATCAAAGAATAGAAGAATAATTGGAGAAAAAGCAGCCGCAAGTTCCCTGATTTTACTTTTCTTCCTTTTAGCTACTTCGTTCTCTTCCTATAATTTACATGGACTACATGGTGTGATGCTTTATGTGAGAACACGCCTTATATCAGTAGGTTTTAGTGCATGCATCCATCAAATTTAGTTCTTTCTCACCTTACTTAACAAGAGTATTCAGTGAACAATATTTTTGAAACACAACGTGGATGTCCAAATTATTTGCAACTGTTGATCTAGGTTTCAAAGGATTTGATTATGGAAGTTTTAGCAATGCTTTCACTAAATACAAAAGGTCCACACACAAGCAATGCTTACATAATTGTTTTATGTTATTCACATTTTTCTTAGAAAAAGGAGGATAATCCATGCGACTCACATATTTCAAGCCATCACAATTTGTACCATTGAATTATTCTGTGAGTATATCAGTAGATATATTGGCCCACGTGTATCTAATTATGTTTGCAAGATACTTGATTTTTAATCATTGGTTACTTGCATTACAAATTTTCTGATGGACTACAGTGATATACAAGCCCGATGAGATCTTTCTAGAAAAACTTGATTGTGGAAGATGGAAATTAATTAATTTTATATGCATTCCTTTGTTTTACTGGCATTTCTCTAAACTCAGGATTTGAAAAGCATGTAAATTGCAAGCATTTATTTGTGATCCTATTTGTTTCTATATTTGAATTTCCAGCACCTATACATATACTAACGTTTTCAGTGAAAAATATCCTATCTTTGGGTTACACAACAGACAACTACTATGTGTATCTTAGATAGCAAGCAATAAATAAAAACGATGCAGACATTTGTCTTTCAGTGTAACATGCAAATAACAAGATTTCGGATTAAAGTTTAAAGTCATGCATCCTTTTCTAACTGAATTAAAGGAACCATTAAGGTTTAAGCAGGCGAACAATATATCATGATATATTAGTACCATTGGGTTTTAGAGGGCGGTAAACCGTACAAGATTTTAAATTTATCTTTCTAGAACTAATAATTTAGGTCTCCAGGGCATTTATACAGAGGAAAATATTTGTAGATACTGGCATGTTATCATGCTTTATCTTTTATGTTCATCGATATATTGTGTGGGTACAAATCTAACAACCAGTCCCAAAAATATTGCCAGACAATGCAGTATTTGTCTAACATCTTTTATGTAAATTTGTAATCGGGGATTTATTGGGAAGAATATATCATTTATGCTACACGGTAACCAATATTCATCGTTGCATATTGTAGATGCAATGATCCAAAATTATTCTAGAACTAATGTTATAATTTTGTTTCCAAAAAATATTGCATGcaccaaaaataatataagttcAACCAATATAAAGCTATCTAGAATAGGCTAGCCCGTGCGGACGCACGGGTTGTTTCTCTATTGCCATATGTACCACCATTATCTCTCGTCGACTCCTCCTATGCGTTACTTCTATTCAACATAGACCGAAGCAGGACAATCTTGATGGATCCGTCCTTTAATCCAAATGAAACCGAAGAGCATTTCATGGCCATCAGATGACGAAGGACAAAAAAACAGTGACACGGGAATTCAACGAGGTGTTTAGAATGAGGATCCCTAGTTGGAATACCCAAGTCGTGGATTGGCTAATGAACAACCATTTCATCCTCGCCTACAAATGCAATTAAGCTTTCCATCCTCTTCCTGTGTTGAACAAAATGTGTGTTAGCTGCTGAGCAATCTATAATTCTCACCGTTTGACTAGTTATCTTGTACTGCATTACCACATGTCGCAAGTAATTCAGTTCTGATATAACCCAACATAGAGAAAGATGTGATGTTGTGGGAATGAAATTGGTATATGCATACTATGTAAAAGTCATTGAGGTCATTTTGCAAATATAAGTGTTGAAGCACTTGAGCAAGTTTTTTTATCAACTATAGAGCAAGTGTGCATTGTTCGCTTAATTTTTTTCACAGATATGTAGCATAATGCTTACAAGTTATGTTAGTTTGCCAACTACTTCCTCCGTTCATAAATATAAGGtttcctaattttttttgtgaatcGGATGTATATAAACGCGTTTTAGTGTGTTTGCTCTCTCGTTTCAGTCCTTATGTGGTCCAATAataaaatatccaaaacatcttatattgtATTTGTgaccggagggagtataattCTAGATTTTCCTCCACACTATACTGTAAACTAAAATGGGATAAGATTTTTTTTTCAATGGTACGTCTCAAAAGATTCCTCTTAGTAGTATCATCCTAAAACTAACTTAGGTACCATCATGTTTGCTATTAAAGGCAAGTTAAGAAAAGTCACTTATTTTGGAATGAAGAGAGTACTGTGCAAGCAGGTTGCCTATACAACTAAATGTCGTTACAAAAATACACTGGCGTAGCTTCGTTCCTTCCTTGTAAAGATATAAAGTACCAAAGGCTTCATGGataatctctactcctaatggagcagttggtagtctccgtCGGTTTTTTTTCGTCCCACCTTCGTCTGgtttttttttgccttttttttcGTCTGGTTTTTCTTTCGTCTTCTCACCCGCACAAAGTCTTCATATTGTTTTGCACTACAATGCTTGTACTTCAACCATACTAACATAACAAAGAGATGTGGATCGTTTGTAGATAAAACTTGAGATACATAACTTCATCAGCTGGGATTTAGTTCCGAACTGGCAAAGGCTTACTCAATGGACCCAAGAGGTCAGCTTAGCTGCGGTACTAAGCAGCTTATTACAATTTACAATACGGCAATAACAATCGATCAAGCTAAGACTTCTCACATCCCATTCTTTTCCTTCTGGGGTCTGAGTACCGAACGCAGACCCTATGCTCACATACCTTCTTCATCTTCTGCTGCATGTATCGCAAGCCATACATGTTGTAGTGCTAAGCTTCCTACTATTTGTTGTACTACTATAATTTTTTGCCTTCCTTCCACGTGCATTGTCGTGTGCATCAGCGCTTTCTAGCATCCAAAGTCATAGGAAACCAATCCTTGCAGCTCCGGGCCGTTCAGTCTGCTGTTGTTCTCGAAGCTGGAAAAGTAACAGTTATGTCTTATTAGCCATTCATCGGATGAATTCATTCTCAGAGAAGATGCCATATCTGATATGAAAGCTATCAAGTTATGAATGACACAGCAGTCGAAAAAAACTTATGAATGACACGACCTCAAACACCATCATCCTAACATCTCTAGTCTACGCAATCATGAAAAACTAGACCATCGCCCTTGAGGACATCACAGTACAAATGTAGAGGTTTTTAGGTCTCCAGATCCATGTTAGTTCCACAAAATATGCTAGTGGACTTTGAGATATTACCTTCTAAGAGGGAAGCTTGAGAATGGACCATCGACGGGGATCGTCCCACATAAGTCATTGTTAGACAAATCACTGCATGTCACAATGACTTAAAAGTCAGCAACCATAGAGAATCAACGGCACAACTAAATCTGGTATACATATGTTAAGATGCACACTCACATGACTTTAAGGTTGGAGAGTTTGGCCAGCTCCCGTGGAATAGATCCAGCAAGCTTGTTGTTGTTCAAACGCCTATAAGAAATCACTTTAGTATTCGCTTGGGGAAAATTGTTCACATATGAATTGATACTATATGTTTTTAAATTGCATTTCAGTTTATTCAGAATTATGGCCACGACTGCCCAAGCCATTTTGGGTACATCACttggacaaaagatgccatgaaTTAGTGCTGTAGTTTTTTTTAGAGGGGGCATTTGTACTGTGGAGGAATGAAGTGCAATCAGAGGATAATACATACATGAATCTCAGCGAGCTGAGCTTGGAAAGCGACTTGGGGATTCTTCCGGTGAGCTTATTGGCATACAGATCCAagctgatcaaattcttcagcTTGCCCAACTCTTTTGGGATCTCGCCGTTGAGGTTGTTCCTGTACAGCTCCCTGCAAATCAAGTTCCAATTGAGGAAATCAAAACCATTTTGCTCCGTTTGAATAACAGAGACGGTGGAATTCATCACAGGGGCACATACAGGTACT contains the following coding sequences:
- the LOC125527723 gene encoding leucine-rich repeat protein 2-like, which translates into the protein MAPRVPSSLLLVGAALLLGLAAGAARASNEEGDALYALRMRLSDPNGVLQSWDPTLVNPCTWFHVTCDTASRVVRLDLGNSNVSGSIGPELSRLVNLQYLELYRNNLNGEIPKELGKLKNLISLDLYANKLTGRIPKSLSKLSSLRFMRLNNNKLAGSIPRELAKLSNLKVIDLSNNDLCGTIPVDGPFSSFPLRSFENNSRLNGPELQGLVSYDFGC